The genomic stretch TCCACCCGTTCGACCATGGCTACTGAGACGCTGCCCTTAGAGGCCTTAGAACAGGCAATCGAATGCGCCAAGGTAAGCTTTAAAGATTTGATACACCACAGCGATCACGAGTCACAATACATAAGTATAAAATACACTGAACGCCTGGCAACAGCCGGTATCAAATCATCAACCGGAACTGTTGGTGATTCCTACGATAACGCCCTAGCAGAAACCGCGGGCGGGCTATACAAGACCGAGTTGATCTACTCTCGTACCTGGCACTCGTCTAGCCAGGTCGAGTGGCAACCCTGAACTGGGTGTACTGGTGGAGCAACCACCGCCTCCACGAATCCCTAGCCTACGCCACCCCAGAGGAGATTATCGCAAGTTACAATCAACACCGGGTCAGTCAACTGACCCCCGTATAAGAAGCGGAACAAAACCCAGTACGCTTCATTTCTCTTTTGACTAGCCGTTCCTTTGGGGTTGAGCAATTGTGGTGTGAGGAGTGTTTTTCAGCTAGGCGCGCTCTTGTGGTCGCGGGGAGTAAATTTTATCTTAGTGGGCGCGGTGGGCATAAGAATTCGGAAAATGCCTGCGGTCTTTTTCCGAATTCTTGGGCGGGAGGAAAAACTTACTCCCTGCGACTCTCATCCGTCGAGGTTAGTTTCTTGGTCTTGCATCATATAAAGCACCATTTTTGATGGTTTGATGGCCTTGACTGCATGCGGCAATCGGGTAGTGAAATGTACTAACCCACCAGGTAGTAGAGTAACGGTTTTACCTTCGGCGGTGATTTCAAGCTCACCTTCTAAAGTTTCAACGAGCACCGGCATTGCAGCCGTGTGCTCGGAAAGTTCCTCACCGACATCGAAGGAAAATAGCACGACAT from Vaginimicrobium propionicum encodes the following:
- a CDS encoding cupin domain-containing protein, with protein sequence MSAETPASPALGFINNLANEIEYATGSTVSKTLLRAEGVNVVLFSFDVGEELSEHTAAMPVLVETLEGELEITAEGKTVTLLPGGLVHFTTRLPHAVKAIKPSKMVLYMMQDQETNLDG